One stretch of Trichomycterus rosablanca isolate fTriRos1 chromosome 3, fTriRos1.hap1, whole genome shotgun sequence DNA includes these proteins:
- the eva1ba gene encoding eva-1 homolog Ba, with protein sequence MDGKRKEMDLLSNSIAAYAHIKAYPERFGLYFVIGVCFGLVLTLCLLVIRISCKPQTKTVASTPEKKQLKDFSEDDGDEDSDEEDEDEEEIVDVEAPITLSSTEIPLGIHHSTLDGNVNVFTSAEELERAQRLEERERIIREIWRNGQPDILGTGTGTTGRVHYY encoded by the exons ATGGATGGGAAAAGGAAAGAAATGGACCTTCTGAGCAACAGTATTGCTGCTTATGCTCACATAAAAG ctTATCCAGAAAGGTTTGGCCTCTACTTCGTCATCGGTGTGTGCTTCGGCCTGGTGCTCACTCTCTGCCTGTTAGTGATTCGAATCTCCTGCAAGCCTCAGACCAAGACTGTGGCCTCTACTCCAGAGAAAAAGCAGCTGAAGGACTTTTCTGAAGATGATGGAGATGAAGACAGtgatgaggaggatgaagatgaggaaGAGATAGTGGATGTGGAAGCTCCTATTACCCTAAGCAGCACAGAGATTCCATTGGGAATCCACCACAGCACATTGGATGGAAATGTGAATGTGTTTACCTCAGCGGAGGAGCTGGAGCGTGCCCAGCGGCTTGAGGAGAGAGAAAGGATCATCAGGGAGATCTGGAGAAATGGGCAACCAGACATTCTAGGCACAGGAACTGGCACAACTGGACGAGTACATTACTATTAA